One Corynebacterium matruchotii genomic window, GCGGTCTTATTGAAGGCAAGCCGGGGATGGTTCCGGTGCGCGGTGAGGGTCGCCACGGTTTGCTTCACGTGCTGCTCCAGCTCGTGGGGGAGCACCTTGGCGGCCTGCTCGCAGAAATCATCCACGAGTTTCACCCGGTCTGTGTCGGTGCCGGTGAGTTTATTCAGCCCGGAAGCAATGATGTCGATTTCGTCGTAGCTGAGGTGGCGGCTGGTAAGCTTCGTGAGTAGCGCCCTGCCAAGCACCTTCACAACCCAAAGCATGCGGCGGGCCCGCTTGAGGGTGATACGGCCCCACGCGGCAAGGTCGCTTGCCGACGGTTTCTCGGAAGCGATATGCAACAGGAGGGCGGAGTCTTCCGCCGCTCTGCGCTGCAAAATCTGCTGTATGGGGCTCATAACTCCAGCTAAGCCGAAGCATCCCGGCTACGCAACCACCCCAACGAAAACCTGTGGATTGTTAAGCCCAGGCACAGAAAACTGGCCAAAGTTATCCACAGGCTGGTTTTTTATTCTGCTACCACTTGACTTTTTGCCTAAAAGGTATATCATTAACTGCCCGTCACCACAGGGTGCTAGTATTTTCGCTTGTGATCGTGACCAATGACTTTGAAGTTCGGGTGGGCGCCAGGACCCTCCTAACCGCCCCTAAACAACAGCTCCGAGTCCAACCCGGTGACCGCATTGGCCTGGTGGGTCGCAACGGCGCCGGAAAAACCACCACCATGCGCATACTGGCGGGCGAAACCGAACCCTACGGCGGCTCGGTCACCCGCTCCGGGGAGATTGGTTACCTACCCCAGGATTCCCGGGAAGGAAACCTGGAACAAACCGCCCGGGACCGAGTTCTCTCCGCCCGCGGCCTAGACACCATCATGCGGAACATGGACCGGCAGCAGGAAATCATGGAAACCACCGAGGACCCCCGCCGCCGCGACCAGGCAATCAAAAAATACGCCCGCCTGGAAGAACGCTACCATTCCCTCGGCGGCTACGAAGGCAACGCGGAAGCCGCCCAAATCTGCGACACCCTAGGACTGCCGGCCCGGGTGCTGGACCAGCCGCTAAAAACCCTATCCGGGGGCCAGCGGCGCCGGGTGGAGCTGGCCCAAATCCTGTTCGCAGCCTCCGCCGGTTCCGGGAAATCCACCACCACCCTCCTGCTGGACGAGCCCACAAACCACCTGGATGCGGACTCCATCATGTGGCTGCGGGAGTTTTTAGCCAAACATGAAGGCGGGCTGGTCCTCATCAGCCACGACGTGAAACTGCTCGCCGCGGTGTGCAATAAGATTTGGTTCCTGGACGCGGTGCGCGCCGAGGTGGATGTGTACAACATGGGCTATCGACGCTACCTGGAGGCCCGCGCCGCCGATGAGGCCCGCCGCCGGCGGGAGCGCGCCAACGCCGAGAAAAAAGCGGCCGCCCTGAAGGAACAGGCGGCCCGGTTCGGGGCGAAGGCCACAAAAGCGGCGGCTGCTAAACAAATGCTGGCCCGCGCCGACCGGCTGGTGGGCTCCGCGGACAAGGTCCGCCAAAAGGACCGGGTGGCCCACATTTCTTTCCCCACCCCCGCTCCCTGCGGGAAAACCCCCTTGCAGGCCACCGGGTTGACGAAAACGTACGGCTCCCTGGAGGTGTTCGCCGGGGTGGATTTAGCCGTCGATAAGCAATCCCGCGTGGTAGTGCTGGGCTTTAACGGTGCCGGAAAAACCACCCTGCTGCGACTCCTGGCGGGGGAGGAGCACACCGACGGGGCGGGCGGCATCGTGACCGGGCACGGGCTGAAAATCGGCTATTTCGCCCAGGAACACAACACCATTGACCCGAACAAAACCGTGTGGGAAAACACCATCGCCGCCTGCCCCGACGCCGTCGAACAAGACCTGCGGAGTCTACTGGGCGCATTCCTGTTCTCCGGGGAACAACTCCAACAACCGGCCGGCACCCTATCCGGTGGGGAGAAAACCCGCCTGGCACTCGCCGCCCTGGTATCATCCCGGGCAAACGTGTTACTGCTCGACGAGCCCACAAACAACCTCGACCCCATCTCCCGGGAACAAGTACTCCAAGCCCTCCGCACCTACACTGGCGCAGTCGTCCTGGTCACCCACGACCCCGGCGCGGTGCGGGCCCTCGAACCGGAACGGGTGATTATCCTCCCGGACGGGGATGAGGACTTATGGAGCGACGACTACATGGAGATCGTGGAACTATCGTGAAAAAGATCATTATCGCAGCAGACATCACCCTCAAGCTCGCCGCCTGGCATTTCCTCTACCACCGGCCAAACCGGCACAAACGCGCATGGTTTCTAGCAACACTTGTGCCGGTCATCGGGCCACTATGGTTCCTTAGTTGCGGAAACCGTGCACCGGGGCAGGAATGAACCCCCCGCGGCGAATAAACTCCGAGTTATCCACAGTGGACACCGGAATGATGGGGGCGTAGCCGAGCAACCCCCCGAAATCCACCTGGTCGCCCGGACCCATGCCGGGAACCGGAATGACCCGCACCGCCGTGGTTTTATGGTTCATCACCCCAATCGCAGCCTCGTCCGCAATCATGCCCGCAATAAGCTCCGCCGACGTGTCCCCAGGTATGGCCACCATGTCTAACCCCACCGAACAAATAGCGGTCATGGCCTCTAGCTTATCGACGCTCATAGTGCCGGCCCGCACCGCATCGATCATGCCTTTATCCTCCGACACCGGAATGAACGACCCCGACAAACCCCCAACCCGGGAACACGCCATCATGCCGCCCTTCTTCACCGCATCATTAAGCAGCGCCAACGCCGCGGTCGTCCCATGCGTCCCCACCTGCGACAACCCCATGTGCTCCATGATGTGCGCCACCGAATCCCCCAATTCGGCGGTCGGCGCCAGGGACAAATCCACAATCCCAAACGGCACCTGAAGCCGCTGGGACGCCATGGTGCCCACCAACTGGCCGGCCCGCGTAATCTTAAACGCCGCCTTCTTGATCGCCTCCGCCACCTCATCCAGGCTGGCCCCCGCCAGGGACCCCAACGCCCGATCCACCACGCCCGGGCCGGAAACCCCCACCGACACCACACAATCCGGCTCCTCCACCCCATGGAACGCCCCCGCCATAAACGGGTTATCGCCCACCGCATTGGCGAACACCACCAGCTTGGCGCACCCAATCGCCCCCTGATCCTTCGTCAACTCGGCCGCCTGCTTAATAACCTCCCCCATGGTGCGCACCGCATCCATATTGATACCGGCCCGGGACGAACCAATATTCACCGACGAACACACCACATCCGTCGACGCCAACGCCTCCGGAATGGACGCAATCAACCGGCTGTCACTCTCCGACATGCCCTTCTCCACCAGGGCGGAATACCCACCAATGAAATTCACCCCCACAGCCTTCGCCGCCTCATCCAACGCGTGGGCAACCAACTCATGCTCCCGGGAAGCTATCAACGCCACCGGGGTCACCGAAATCCGCTTATTCACAATGGGAATCCCCAATTCCCGCTCAATCTTCTCACACTCCGACACCAGGTGCTCCGCCCGGCGCGTGATCGTGTCATACACCGCAGTGCAAGTGTCCTTCGTCGCAGACCGCATGCACCCCAGCAGGGAAATCCCCATGGTGACCGTGCGAATATCCAGCCGATACTTCTCGATCATCGCAATGGTGTCGAGAATATTGTTTGATGAATGATGAAAATCCATGCCACACCCCCTAAATAATGTTCATGGCATCAAAAATGGCCTGGGATTGAATGCGGATAACCAGCTTCTCCCGCTCACCCACCTCGGTCATTTTCTCCTGAATCGTGGTGATATCCACCTCCGACTCGTCAAACGCCACGTGCAGAATCATGGTGAAATAATCATCCATCAGCGTCTGGGACACATTATGAATATTAATATTGAGTTCGGCGCAGGCCGTGGACACGGCGGCAATAATACCCACATGGTCAATGCCGGTAACAGTCATGATCGCAAACATGCGTCACATGCTACGCCGCCATACCTCACCTGGCATAAAGATCCCGGAAATTACGAAGAATCAGATTATCGGTCTCCAGGTTCGCGGCCGCCGCCCCCGCCACGATCGCATCATACTCATACGGCTCGTAATACCCGTTATCCGCATAAATCTGCAACCGTTGAATAAACGTCCGCAACTCCAACTCGGGGTGAAACTGGGTCGCATACACATTCGACCCCACCTTAAACATTTGCACCGGACAATCGGTCCCATTCACCAAACACGTCGCCTCATTAGGCAATGTCTCAACCGCCTCCACATGACCCACCAACGTGTCAAATAGTGCCGGCATCCCCGCCAACAAAGGATCCCTCGCCCCCTCCGGCGTCAACGACGCCGTGATACACGCCGGCTTCTCCCCAAACACCCGACTGATCGTCGCCCCCACCACGGAACCAACCACCCCAATCCCATAACACGCCCCCAAAAACGGGAAATCCTCAGCAACCACCCGCGACACAATCGGAGTCACATACGCCTCCACCTGCCGCTGCACCACCGACTTCCGCATATCCGTGTTATTAAACGGCCCGCCACCCAAAATAATGCCCGAATAATCCGCAAAATCAAGCTCCGGCTGCTCCAGGTTCATCCGAACCTGCACCAATTCCTCGGAACGCAACCCCATGATCCGCCGAAACGAATGATGCTCCGCATGTGCAGCCTCATCCTCCGGCCGGTGACTAAGAAGCAAAAACGGCAACATCAGCGACTCTTTCACTCAAACAATACGAAATAAAATTCTGCAACACCCGATGCGCCCACCGCACATCAACCGAACCCAACGACGCCACAATTGACGCGAAATCCGCCCGGGAAAAATAACCATAGTCAATAAAAAACCGCATGCGGGCCTCCATCGCCGCCGCATCCATCTCACAATGAAACTGCGACGCCCACTTATTCCCACCCCACCGGAAAAGCTGCACCGGGCACGTCGGTCCCGACGCTAACACCGTCACCCCCGGCCCCACTTCGGCAATCGACTCCGTATGCCCCGTCAACCCCATAAACCGATCCGGCAACCCCCCACACACCGGATCCGACAATGCGGCAGGCAATAACTCCACCACACTTCCCCCACTCGACTCCGCATGCGACCGATCCACCCGACCCCCGGTAGCATCCGCCAACCAACCGGCCCCGAAACAAATGAAAAACACCGGCGTAGCAGCGTCGACAAGCAACCGCAACTGCCGATGCACATGCACCTGATACGCATCATAAGCATCATTCGTCACATTCAACGAACTACCCCCCACAATCACCCCAGCAAACCTTGACACATCCCCCACCTCATCAGACACCCCCGCAATAATCCGATGCTCACAATCAACCACGCCCGTAGCCCGCACAAAGTCCGCAAACTCCGTCACCGCCACCTGATGATACAACTCACCAGCCGGCCGCAACGACACAAACAAAAACATCCCACGCATTCCCTTACTCAACCGACGACTGGCTCCGCACACTCGACTCCACCAAATGCAACACGGCCTCCAAATCATCCGTAGGCGCACCCGAAGCCAACCGAGTGATAAAACCATCAAGCACCGTTTCAAGATACGTGTGAATCACCCCAATCTCAACATCGCTACGCAACCCACCCCGCCGCGCATTCGCCGTCAACCGCGCCCGCACCGCATCATCCAACACCTTCTGATGCTCCTGCCACCGCATCCGAAACGTCGGATCCGTCCGCAACATCTTCGTAATCTCCAACCGGGTGGCCAACCAATCATGCCGCTCGGGATGCTTCAACATATCCCGCATCACCTCCACCAACCCATTCGCCGCCACCACCTCAGCCATCCGCGCCGCATCCTCCCGTGCCAACGCTAAAAACAAATTCTCCTTATCCCCAAAATGATGAAAAATTGCCCCCCGCGACTTCCCAATCGTCTCCTCCAACCGGCGCACCGTCGCCCCCTCATAACCATGCTCCGCAAAACACCGCCGCGCCCCATCCAAAATCTCCTGCCGCCGCTGCGACAACTCCGACGAACTCACCACCGGCATAACCACTCCTTAAAAAACTATTGGCCCGGGAA contains:
- a CDS encoding ABC-F family ATP-binding cassette domain-containing protein, producing MIVTNDFEVRVGARTLLTAPKQQLRVQPGDRIGLVGRNGAGKTTTMRILAGETEPYGGSVTRSGEIGYLPQDSREGNLEQTARDRVLSARGLDTIMRNMDRQQEIMETTEDPRRRDQAIKKYARLEERYHSLGGYEGNAEAAQICDTLGLPARVLDQPLKTLSGGQRRRVELAQILFAASAGSGKSTTTLLLDEPTNHLDADSIMWLREFLAKHEGGLVLISHDVKLLAAVCNKIWFLDAVRAEVDVYNMGYRRYLEARAADEARRRRERANAEKKAAALKEQAARFGAKATKAAAAKQMLARADRLVGSADKVRQKDRVAHISFPTPAPCGKTPLQATGLTKTYGSLEVFAGVDLAVDKQSRVVVLGFNGAGKTTLLRLLAGEEHTDGAGGIVTGHGLKIGYFAQEHNTIDPNKTVWENTIAACPDAVEQDLRSLLGAFLFSGEQLQQPAGTLSGGEKTRLALAALVSSRANVLLLDEPTNNLDPISREQVLQALRTYTGAVVLVTHDPGAVRALEPERVIILPDGDEDLWSDDYMEIVELS
- a CDS encoding PFL family protein, whose protein sequence is MDFHHSSNNILDTIAMIEKYRLDIRTVTMGISLLGCMRSATKDTCTAVYDTITRRAEHLVSECEKIERELGIPIVNKRISVTPVALIASREHELVAHALDEAAKAVGVNFIGGYSALVEKGMSESDSRLIASIPEALASTDVVCSSVNIGSSRAGINMDAVRTMGEVIKQAAELTKDQGAIGCAKLVVFANAVGDNPFMAGAFHGVEEPDCVVSVGVSGPGVVDRALGSLAGASLDEVAEAIKKAAFKITRAGQLVGTMASQRLQVPFGIVDLSLAPTAELGDSVAHIMEHMGLSQVGTHGTTAALALLNDAVKKGGMMACSRVGGLSGSFIPVSEDKGMIDAVRAGTMSVDKLEAMTAICSVGLDMVAIPGDTSAELIAGMIADEAAIGVMNHKTTAVRVIPVPGMGPGDQVDFGGLLGYAPIIPVSTVDNSEFIRRGGFIPAPVHGFRN
- a CDS encoding ACT domain-containing protein: MFAIMTVTGIDHVGIIAAVSTACAELNINIHNVSQTLMDDYFTMILHVAFDESEVDITTIQEKMTEVGEREKLVIRIQSQAIFDAMNII
- a CDS encoding glutamine amidotransferase yields the protein MLPFLLLSHRPEDEAAHAEHHSFRRIMGLRSEELVQVRMNLEQPELDFADYSGIILGGGPFNNTDMRKSVVQRQVEAYVTPIVSRVVAEDFPFLGACYGIGVVGSVVGATISRVFGEKPACITASLTPEGARDPLLAGMPALFDTLVGHVEAVETLPNEATCLVNGTDCPVQMFKVGSNVYATQFHPELELRTFIQRLQIYADNGYYEPYEYDAIVAGAAAANLETDNLILRNFRDLYAR
- a CDS encoding TetR/AcrR family transcriptional regulator, giving the protein MPVVSSSELSQRRQEILDGARRCFAEHGYEGATVRRLEETIGKSRGAIFHHFGDKENLFLALAREDAARMAEVVAANGLVEVMRDMLKHPERHDWLATRLEITKMLRTDPTFRMRWQEHQKVLDDAVRARLTANARRGGLRSDVEIGVIHTYLETVLDGFITRLASGAPTDDLEAVLHLVESSVRSQSSVE